From the genome of Phoenix dactylifera cultivar Barhee BC4 chromosome 5, palm_55x_up_171113_PBpolish2nd_filt_p, whole genome shotgun sequence:
TGCTGCAATATGGCATATTATTATCTCAACGTAGGCGTTTTGTCACCCTGTCGACTGAATTCAAGAGAGAATAACACTTGCCACTAAGATCTGCTTGGCTCCTCACAAAGCCGGCCCAAACCATGTCATCTATGGAGAGACCTAAAAGTTATTGTCAGGAATTCTGATTCAGTTTATAAAATGTCAGATTCCACTGCCGGGCAAATATGAATTGCCCGGTACTCCGCCTGAAAGTCTCACTTCCCATGAAAGATACCGCAAGACATCTCATCCTCATTTCTTACCCATCGTCAGTTTTTTGGCTAGACCAGATGATTTATataacacatatccagatgtactaaaaaaaatgaaaaataaaatatcacagAGCTCCCAAAACATCTCCCTATCCTCCACCCACTGGCTGCTACTAGCATGGTTAGCCACGTAGCATGTGTCACCTTCAAAACTGCTCCTTGCACCGCATACCTATAGAATTAGAGTCTAGTGCATGCGGTAAATGAAATCAGATTCGTGCATCTTCGGAATACACGACACTCCACTTGGAGCGTGCATTGCTCCATCAAACATCCTCTTGCCACAAATGTTACAAATTGAGCCATCCATCCACAAAAAAATATCATCCTTAATCTCGAATCAATACCAATGCCTCATAAAGCAAACATGGTAAGAACTACCCAAATCCAAAATTCAAGTATCATTAGAAATGACCATACCTTTGGAGACCCTGAGAATCTCTCCAACATCGCCATCATTAATATGCGTAGATGCCATTGCCGCATCCGAAGATCTACTACCATTTTTTGTTTCAATGCATATGGCGGGCATGCTCTTGTAATGTAGTCATACTCTTTACAATAATAACACTGCACTTTGCTCTTATCTCTAAACTTGGATCTTGACCATACACTGCTAAATCCTTTTTCTAATGATCTTTCTCGCTGAGCCTCTTCAATAAGCAAAATCAACATCACCAAGTTCTTTGTTAAAAATTGTTGCATTTCTAAAGTTTATGATCAAACCAGCCCAAGAATTGGGCACCGAGCTAAGTTATATAGCTACTTTTTCCTCATTACCAATCACGACCTTAACCATTGCTAATTGGCTAATCAGTATATTAAACTAGGTACTCTTACAATGAAGCTCCATCTTGCATCCTCAAGGTGTACAATTATTTTCGAAGAAAAATCGTACCCAACATAGATTTTCCTCCATGCATGCATCTCAATTTCTTCCATAATCCTTCAGCGATAGTTTCTGAGAAAATACTAAATAAGAATGACTCATAAAATACCAAATAGAGATCTACCATCACCATTTTTTTCTATTGGTGAATTCTTTATTCATCATTGTGGTAGGTTTCTTCTCTTTATCTTCAAGGACCACATTAATTGCACCCATCCTTCACCAACATGGCCTTTTATCTTTGCCTTTCAGTGTGCAAAGCCAATGCAATTAAAtcttagaatttcaaatttgatTGAAGTGCACGTCATTATGAACAGCCTATTATTTTTCTCTATCTTGGCTCTAAGCTATAACACTTATTAAAACTCCTAGAACAACTGAataaaataattgaaaaatattaaaaacaaaattgGCATGGCCCATTAAGATTTAATGTGGTTCACTCCAAAATCCCAATTATGTCCTGTCAAGATGGAGAAAACTTAATAGAAATAATTTTCTTCTCCCATACCTCTCCTTCCTACCTCTTTTATCTCTCTGTAaattctgtcttcttttctttgcacgcacgcacgcacgccCGCCCGCCCGCCACgcaccacccaaaaaaaaaaaaaaggcgccGCGGAATCCACCACCACTTACCGCTGAACAACGCCACGCCAACTCCTTTCATAACCGAGGTCGCCGATCTCTTGTTCCAACCAAACCTTGACGTAAGGCCCAAGTCAAATTAGGACTCAACTTCCTGTTCAACGGGTTCCCTAGCGGCAACAGGAAGCTAGGTGACCCAATGTTAAACATTTAGAATTACATGTGAGAATTAGGCTCACATGGAATTAATTGCTTTATTTCAtaatatctttttttatttttttctgtttaGCGAGCACATCCGCACCGTGCTATAAGGATTAGAGCCCCTTCTAAAGCCCTGCTAGGGATCCTTGGAGCAAGCATAACGTAAAAAATAAAcatgataataaaaaaaaaattgagttgcGCCCCAAACACCATATCCATGAGGAATGAGTAATGATAGATTCAACAGAATTGATAGGCCACCATTATTTCAAGGAACAGAATTACTTGGAAACGTTCAAAACTTTTTAACCATTGCCTGCATCCAAAACAGTGAGGTGCATGCGTATACCAATCTGACTATATCGACTAAAGAAGGAGAGCAAGAAAAAGGTCCTGCCAAATTTTTGATGCTCTGCATCTCTTAATCATTTCTATGTTGCAGCTACCAGTTATCAACCCTGTATGAGCATAGCAAGTGTAAAGAGCTCcatcctttcttttcctttattcAAAGGCCCATAACATCTCCCTCTCGACCTCTCGCAATTCCTCAGCAGAGAAGTCATTCGGGATTTTGAACCACTGCCGGATCTCCGCGAGAGTCCTTCCCTTGATCATATCAGCCGCTCTTTGGCAGCCGAGCTCGAAAAGGCTTTTGATGTTCAGATAGTTGGAGGCCTGGATATCATCAACACAGCAaatattatgtcatttacaGCATGATCATAATAAATTCAACTGGCACTTCAAATATTTTAGTCAAAATACATAATGTGGTTGGGTGATTAGGAGGAGATCCAGAGACTCGAAAGGCATGttcttaatttctttactttttttttctctattcaCTCCACAGGCCAATTAAGCATAAAGAAAGTGTTCATTTAATTTTACAACCCTCATCCGCAAAAAAGAATACCACATATTCATTGCAAATGATAAAAAGAAATGCTTATTTATTTCAATGCAAAGGATtaggaaaacaaaagaaaatgaatacaTAATTCTATTGAACATCTTTCCAATACCTTTGATATAACTGCAAACATGTTGTAAAGTTGTACGGAATTCCCTGCTATAAAGTTAGAAACGAGTAAGGCTTTTACCATTAGTGACTACAAAGTTGAAGAATTAAAGATTGTCTCCTAACTGGgaataaaaagaatcaagaatGGAATATTAAGGAAGATTTTTCTGGGCAATATAtaattccttctcttttctttgttaATTGATAATTCCTACATCACCAGAAGAATATCTTGAGCAAGCATGTCGATTAACATTCTAGCCTCGGTTATTGTGTCATTCTATTTACAAAGGTAGGTAATTGGGGCGGGCGATACACAGATTATCTTGCGGAAATCGATGAAATCATTGCGACTTATGATTCATGGTGGATTTCTGAATTATTTTAAGCTTAGCTTGTAGATATGGCTTTGAATTCCACTTATTAGCGACCAAATCAATCCGGTTCTACATCTTGTTGAACGAAAGATTCAGAGTCCCCTTTTCCTCAAGAATCAACCATAAGAatctgtttattttttttttttcaaagatcaTTACGAATAAATCCTATAATCGATCAAACCCTATATATCCAGAATCATCGAATCGAGAACATGGAACAAATCATAAACCAATAGAAAACTCTCCACGCCAACAGAATCCCATTCGACCAAAATCCTGACATTAGAAAGCCAATCGAGCAATAGAAGAAAACCGATCGAGtaatagaagagagagaggaggacggCAAAAGAATCTCACCACGATGACCTCGTAGAGGACGTCCTGCTCCACGCTGATGTACTCGTCGTCCCAGGCGGCGATCTCCTCCTCAGTGGCGGCAAAGTCGGCGTGCTTCTTGCAGTACTCGAGGACCTTGGCGAGGACTTTGCCGTTGACGTTGGAGACGGGGACCCCGCCGTCGGCGCACCCGTCCTCGATGATGTTCGTGATCGTCGTCGACTGCttcgccgccgcctcctccacctcgaACTCCTCCCCGTCGGAGCTCCGCAACGTTATCGTCTTCTTCGCATCGCCCGCCGCTGTCGCCATAATCGCCCGTCCGATCGATCGACTCGGAGAAACGCAAGAACCCAAGGTCCGCGCGATCGCTCCCGCTCGCTGTCCCAAGAACCTCGTAAATTGAAGACTGAGGCGAGGTGAGGGCCGCCTATTTATAGGAGACCAGGGCGTCTTGGCGGCGAACTAGGATTGAAATTGAAGGGTTAATTAGCTTAGCTTTTCCGGGTCGAGCGGGAATCTTTAATCCggattaggattattttaaaGTTAACTACGTCGAGGCCCATCATAAAAGCGTCCCGTTCAAGAGCCGGTTTCGCACCGGGCTTCGCCGGTAATCCTAAACACCTAGCCTAAGATCAGCGCGTCCCGTACTCAGCCCGAGCTTAATCCAATAAATTACAAGTGAGCTCCAAATCAAAATAACCCAAATCAGCAACAAatcaaaattaagaaaaaaaatcatctaatTCTCCCTTCATAATTACATTTATAATTCGAAATAAAGGTGAGAGTGGATTGGATGATATCCGTTCGGATCCGTTTTCATATCCGAATCTATCTGGATATGGATAAAAATTTGAACATTTAACTAATATCAGTatccgtaaaaaaaaaaaaaaaggatatggatagacaactatCCAATCCGTATCCGAGTATctaatttattttctaattctatttaattttgtatgtcgctcatgaattttttatatCTTTGATTCTGTgatcataaaatttaattatataatttacattagtatttatatccaaatttttggttttagatttttatccgtatccgtatccgtttaaaataaatatggatataaatttttgcattcGACTGACACCTATAGCCCGTAtctgtttaaaataaatatggacatAAATTTTTGCATTCGACTAATATCTATAGTCATATctgtaaaataaatatggatatagatatgtTAGTATCCTATTCGATTTCTGCCCTAATTCCAAATATGTATCAATAATTTATATACAATCTTtaattaaaagaatatttttttgaaagacCGGTATCTTTACTTGTATGATAGACAAGTTTTAGTATTGTGTTTTCACTATAATATAAAATACATACTCTAGTAAAAATATAATACTAAAGATATAGTAAAAATCTATTACAAAATATAGTAAATAGTAAAAATATTGTACTACAGCATTTCtatcatataaataaaaataaaaactattcTTCTAATTAAGAATTGCAAACATGAAAACTTAGGCCTGCTCTTAGTgaggcctccgacgacgctttgtaAAGCATCGTTTAGGGGCAGATTAGGCCGGGGAGGATTAGGCCTCCAACGACGCTTTTTAAAGCGTCGCATTAGGACACTAAGGCTTCCGTTAAAGCGTCGTCTTAGTTAAGAGATGCTGGATGGGCTTCTGACAATGCTATTAGAAAGCTTCTGACAATGCCTTACCTTCATTCATAAATTAAAGCAACAAGTCCGGACTTGACTCAGACCCGAACCCAGACTAGGATCCGAATTTTTTGGGTCGGGTCTGAGTTATTCATGGATCCGATTCAACCCGAATGACCCGTTGGATCAAAAATTATAGCCGTGGACCTGACTCGATCCGATCTTCAATTGGGTTGGGTCTGAGTCAAAAATTAAAATCCGAGCAAAAAATCGGATTGGATCAAGGTCACTAACGACCTGCCCCATTTGCACCGCTACTCTATTTGCACCGCTACTCTATACCCACTATCCTGTCGACCTGCCCCATTTGCACCGCTACTCTATTTCCACCGCTACTCTATACCCACTATCCTGTCCATCAGTCCATGCTAGCGACCGGTAAAGCCATGCCCGCCACCTCCCGAAACGACCCATTTGCCCCGCTACTCTATGCCTGTCCTATCTATACTAGCGACCGGTAAAGCCATGCCTACCACCTCCTTCAGTTGACATCTCTACAAATACTCAGACCTCCAGAGTAGGAAGGAAGAGCCAATATATTTTGGAATTGGCTGAGACAAAGGATATGATGGGTCCTTCAGTAGTCCATAGcattttctttctccttgtcTGTCTTCTCTTGGAGGTAGGGATGCTCTGGGGCCAGCAAGAGAACAGAGATGTTTATGTGGTCTACATGGGAGCTGTCCCAGCTGATACCTCTGGGGACATTTTGAAGGAAAACCACCTTCAGCTTCTGGCTTCAGTACTGCAAAGGTTGCTTCCTCTTCAGCTCCTCCTTTTGCCTCTCTCTATTCATTCAGAATTTTCCTTTTAGTATTATTGCAATTTGCAGGTAGGAtgtgttagcctagatgcacaaatataattgataaattaaatatttctaatattcaaaaacaataaataagaagaataaagtagcaaataattaacttgacaatataataataaaatgaagaaagagagagaagatggcctgtggatcgaagcatgctgatgcgctgtcccaggaaagtttatgccccccacgcacgggtctgctggcacagatctcctagagatacgacgattcaatacagaaccacgtcttccccgtcagtgtgcctccagggaagaaaaaagagcacattcacgcttgcagatagctcaaaagaaacttagaaaaattatgaggagaagaaaaattttctttatttcttttctccccaatgatccctagagccctttttatctagactcttggaatagggagaagagaaaattttgattgactttgaaatgatccctagagccctttatataggctcaggtacgtcaaaagaagaagattcctcTCCCGCGAattgatgacgtgtcttcttgtgctcctttgattcttcagcttattgcatcttggccgttcatgcttccttccttcttcgaggggcctttccatgcttgctcttgcgctggatgcatgaaacttgtcatggtttgctttctttggagatttttccatgtttgctcctgcgctggatgcatgacacttgtcatggtttgctttctttaggaatttttccatgtttgctcccttgcttgtgcacggatgcttgccacttggccgttaaccaatttggttttcaaatttttaaattatttgatttaattcaacaGGATGTGGAAATTTTAGGAATTAGGACAGAGAATTTCCTGGGCAACATTTATTTCTCGACCCATCTGATGCAGTTCATATTATCTGAAATCTCCCCACAGTTTGTTAGTATTTAATTTAGAGATGTGTCCATCTAGTTTTCCAAGCTCTGCTACCATGCTAAAGGCTTAACATATGCTTCCTTTCCCCCTCGTTTTGGGATTAAACTTTGGATCAGGGGACAGCATGCAGAAAAGACGCTGATCCGGAGCTATGGGCATGGTTTCTCTGGGTTCGCTGCAAGATTGTCAGAGGAAGAGGCCCTTGCCATCAGTAGAAAAGAAGGGGTTGTGTCGGTGTTTGTTGATCCCATCTACCAACTCCACACCACTCGATCATGGGATTTCCTACAGCAAATGGAGACCAACCCGAATCCAGATTCAGACCCAGCCTCATCAACTCAAGCATCAGACACCATTAT
Proteins encoded in this window:
- the LOC103714635 gene encoding SKP1-like protein 1, with the translated sequence MATAAGDAKKTITLRSSDGEEFEVEEAAAKQSTTITNIIEDGCADGGVPVSNVNGKVLAKVLEYCKKHADFAATEEEIAAWDDEYISVEQDVLYEVIVASNYLNIKSLFELGCQRAADMIKGRTLAEIRQWFKIPNDFSAEELREVEREMLWAFE